In Raphanus sativus cultivar WK10039 chromosome 5, ASM80110v3, whole genome shotgun sequence, the following proteins share a genomic window:
- the LOC108861871 gene encoding 1-aminocyclopropane-1-carboxylate synthase-like protein 1, protein MSLDKNLLSKLAVGDKHGEDSPYFDGWKAYDNNPFHPEHNPQGVIQMGLAENQLCSDLIKDWIKANPHASICTAEGIDGFSDIAVFQDYHGLKQFRQAIAAFMERARGGRVRFEEERVVMSGGATGANETLMFCLADRGDAFLVPTPYYAAFDRDLSWRTGVRIIPVECNSSNNFQVTKQALESAYLNAQETGIKIKGLILANPSNPLGTSLGRETLQTLMDFINDKQIHLVCDEIYAATVFAEPGFISVAEMIQEMDHVNRDLIHIVYSLSKDMGLPGFRVGVVYSYNDAVVTCARRMSSFGLVSSQTQSFLAAMLSDQSFVDNFLKEVSKRVAKRHLIFTEGLKEMGVSCLRSNAGLFVLMDLRQMLRDQTFESEMALWRIIIDKVKINISPGSSFHCSEPGWFRVCFANMDEDTLQTALQRMKSFVLRHRENKKKRKSFQENLKLSFSSKMYDEHVRSPRLLSPHSPLVRT, encoded by the exons ATGTCTCTCGACAAGAATTTGCTGTCAAAGCTAGCTGTCGGTGACAAGCATGGTGAAGATTCACCGTATTTTGACGGTTGGAAAGCTTACGACAATAACCCTTTTCATCCTGAGCATAATCCACAAGGTGTTATTCAAATGGGTCTCGCCGAAAATCAA CTTTGTTCTGACTTGATCAAAGATTGGATAAAGGCAAATCCACATGCATCTATTTGCACCGCGGAGGGCATTGACGGTTTCTCCGACATAGCTGTGTTTCAAGATTATCACGGTCTCAAACAATTTAGACag GCAATTGCGGCGTTTATGGAGAGAGCGAGAGGAGGAAGGGTGAGGTTTGAGGAAGAGAGGGTGGTGATGAGCGGCGGAGCCACCGGAGCAAATGAGACGCTCATGTTCTGTCTTGCTGATCGCGGCGACGCTTTTCTCGTCCCTACTCCTTATTATGCCGC ATTCGATAGAGACCTAAGTTGGAGAACTGGAGTAAGAATCATTCCTGTGGAGTGTAACAGCTCAAACAACTTCCAGGTCACAAAACAAGCCCTAGAATCAGCTTACCTTAACGCCCAAGAAACCGGCATCAAGATCAAAGGCTTGATCCTAGCAAACCCATCAAACCCTCTTGGGACAAGTCTCGGTCGAGAAACTCTTCAAACCCTTATGGACTTCATCAACGACAAGCAGATCCACTTAGTCTGCGATGAAATCTACGCAGCCACGGTTTTCGCAGAACCAGGATTCATCAGTGTAGCTGAGATGATCCAAGAGATGGATCACGTGAACCGTGACCTGATCCATATCGTGTACAGCCTCTCAAAGGACATGGGACTTCCCGGTTTCCGAGTTGGTGTGGTTTACTCTTACAACGATGCGGTTGTGACATGCGCAAGGAGAATGTCGAGTTTCGGGTTGGTCTCATCTCAGACACAGAGCTTTTTAGCAGCTATGTTGTCTGATCAGAGCTTTGTCGATAACTTTCTGAAAGAGGTTTCGAAGAGAGTAGCGAAGAGACACTTGATATTCACGGAAGGGCTTAAAGAGATGGGGGTTTCTTGCTTGAGAAGTAACGCGGGTTTATTCGTCTTGATGGATTTGAGGCAGATGCTTAGAGACCAGACGTTTGAGTCTGAAATGGCTCTTTGGAGAATAATCATTGATAAGGTCAAGATCAACATCTCTCCTGGCTCGTCGTTTCACTGCTCTGAGCCAGGTTGGTTCCGAGTCTGTTTTGCTAATATGGATGAAGACACACTCCAAACTGCATTACAGAGAATGAAGAGCTTTGTGCTCAGACACAgagagaacaagaagaagcgaAAGAGTTTTCAAGAGAATCTTAAGCTGAGTTTCTCTTCCAAGATGTACGATGAACATGTTAGGTCACCGAGGTTGCTGTCCCCTCATTCACCACTGGTCCGAACTTAA
- the LOC108859015 gene encoding 3-methyl-2-oxobutanoate hydroxymethyltransferase 2, mitochondrial isoform X1 — translation MTSSWLVRRWCARAARTITAARFMSNVPENTVYGGPKPQNPNQRVTLTQLRQKHKKGEAITVVTAYDYPSAVHVDTAGIDVCLVGDSASMVVHGHDTTLPISLDEMLVHCRAVARGAKRPLLVGDLPFGTYESATIQAVDSAVRVLKEGGMDAIKLEGGSPSRITAARSIVEAGIAVMGHVGLTPQAISVLGGFRPQGRNIASAVKVVETAMALQEAGCFSVVLECVPPPVAAAATSALHIPTIGIGAGPFCSGQVLVYHDLLGMMQHPHHAKVTPKFCKQYAQVGEVINKALLEYKEEVSKHSFPGPSHSPYKISSNDLDGFLSELQKLGLDEAASAAAASAEKMQSSVSLSSP, via the exons ATGACGTCTTCTTGGCTCGTCAGGAGGTGGTGCGCTCGTGCCGCGAGAACCATAACCGCCGCCCGGTTTATGAGCAACGTACCGGAGAACACCGTCTACGGAGGACCTAAACCGCAGAACCCGAACCAGAGAGTGACTCTGACTCAGCTGAGACAGAAACACAAGAAAGGCGAGGCGATAACGGTCGTCACCGCTTACGATTACCCTTCCGCCGTTCACGTCGATACAGCCGGGATCGATGTCTGTCTCGTCGGAGATTCAGCTTCCATGGTCGTTCACGGCCACGACACCACTCTTCCCATCTCTTTAGACGAGATGCTCGTTCACTGCCGCGCCGTTGCTCGTGGAGCCAAAAGGCCACTTCTTGTCGGTGATTTGCCCTTTGGCACGTACGAGTCAGCCACCATTCAG GCGGTTGATAGTGCAGTTAGAGTGTTGAAAGAAGGAGGTATGGATGCTATTAAGCTTGAAGGAGGTTCGCCATCAAGGATCACTGCTGCTAGATCCATTGTGGAAGCAGGGATTGCTGTTATGGGACATGTTGGGTTGACTCCTCAAGCTATAAGTGTTCTTGGTGGTTTCAGACCACAAGGGAGGAACATAGCTAGTGCTGTTAAG GTTGTGGAAACTGCAATGGCTTTACAAGAAGCTGGATGTTTTTCAGTTGTTTTAGAATGTGTTCCACCTCCTGTGGCTGCTGCTGCAACCTCTGCTCTTCATATTCCAACCATTGGCATTGGAGCTGGTCCTTTCTGCAGTGGACAG GTTTTAGTCTACCATGACCTTCTGGGAATGATGCAGCATCCCCATCATGCCAAG GTTACTCCAAAGTTTTGTAAGCAGTACGCTCAAGTAGGAGAAGTGATCAACAAAGCACTCTTGGAATATAAGGAAGAAGTATCCAAACACTCGTTTCCAGGTCCTTCTCACAGCCCTTACAAGATCTCCTCAAACGACCTGGATGGATTCTTAAGCGAGTTACAGAAACTGGGGTTAGATGAGGCTgcttctgctgctgctgcatcaGCTGAGAAGATGCAGTCTTCAGTGTCACTGTCTTCTCCGTGA
- the LOC108859015 gene encoding 3-methyl-2-oxobutanoate hydroxymethyltransferase 2, mitochondrial isoform X2: protein MSNVPENTVYGGPKPQNPNQRVTLTQLRQKHKKGEAITVVTAYDYPSAVHVDTAGIDVCLVGDSASMVVHGHDTTLPISLDEMLVHCRAVARGAKRPLLVGDLPFGTYESATIQAVDSAVRVLKEGGMDAIKLEGGSPSRITAARSIVEAGIAVMGHVGLTPQAISVLGGFRPQGRNIASAVKVVETAMALQEAGCFSVVLECVPPPVAAAATSALHIPTIGIGAGPFCSGQVLVYHDLLGMMQHPHHAKVTPKFCKQYAQVGEVINKALLEYKEEVSKHSFPGPSHSPYKISSNDLDGFLSELQKLGLDEAASAAAASAEKMQSSVSLSSP from the exons ATGAGCAACGTACCGGAGAACACCGTCTACGGAGGACCTAAACCGCAGAACCCGAACCAGAGAGTGACTCTGACTCAGCTGAGACAGAAACACAAGAAAGGCGAGGCGATAACGGTCGTCACCGCTTACGATTACCCTTCCGCCGTTCACGTCGATACAGCCGGGATCGATGTCTGTCTCGTCGGAGATTCAGCTTCCATGGTCGTTCACGGCCACGACACCACTCTTCCCATCTCTTTAGACGAGATGCTCGTTCACTGCCGCGCCGTTGCTCGTGGAGCCAAAAGGCCACTTCTTGTCGGTGATTTGCCCTTTGGCACGTACGAGTCAGCCACCATTCAG GCGGTTGATAGTGCAGTTAGAGTGTTGAAAGAAGGAGGTATGGATGCTATTAAGCTTGAAGGAGGTTCGCCATCAAGGATCACTGCTGCTAGATCCATTGTGGAAGCAGGGATTGCTGTTATGGGACATGTTGGGTTGACTCCTCAAGCTATAAGTGTTCTTGGTGGTTTCAGACCACAAGGGAGGAACATAGCTAGTGCTGTTAAG GTTGTGGAAACTGCAATGGCTTTACAAGAAGCTGGATGTTTTTCAGTTGTTTTAGAATGTGTTCCACCTCCTGTGGCTGCTGCTGCAACCTCTGCTCTTCATATTCCAACCATTGGCATTGGAGCTGGTCCTTTCTGCAGTGGACAG GTTTTAGTCTACCATGACCTTCTGGGAATGATGCAGCATCCCCATCATGCCAAG GTTACTCCAAAGTTTTGTAAGCAGTACGCTCAAGTAGGAGAAGTGATCAACAAAGCACTCTTGGAATATAAGGAAGAAGTATCCAAACACTCGTTTCCAGGTCCTTCTCACAGCCCTTACAAGATCTCCTCAAACGACCTGGATGGATTCTTAAGCGAGTTACAGAAACTGGGGTTAGATGAGGCTgcttctgctgctgctgcatcaGCTGAGAAGATGCAGTCTTCAGTGTCACTGTCTTCTCCGTGA
- the LOC108859683 gene encoding RING-H2 finger protein ATL68, with translation MSTTFFPPPPPPPVPIPTYITSLGLGYSIAIALGFLVLISTIILSSYICCRASRLRFSTSAANLDSSFGNRTIILPRIIFVAEGDDLESAPSGNVVVGGLDQPIINSYPKFRYIKGITVADSGDDEGGDGETACSICLCEYMEEDMVRMMPECKHYFHVSCLDAWLKLNGSCPVCRNSPLPTPQSTPQSTPQSTPLSEVVPLSQYAADRRRTRS, from the coding sequence ATGTCAACCACCTTCtttcctcctccacctccacctccagTCCCTATCCCTACTTACATAACCAGCCTCGGCCTTGGCTACTCCATAGCCATAGCTCTTGGTTTCCTCGTCCTTATCTCCACAATCATCCTCTCTTCCTACATATGTTGCCGCGCCTCCCGCCTCCGCTTCTCTACCTCCGCCGCAAACCTAGACTCTTCTTTCGGTAACCGTACCATAATCCTCCCAAGAATCATATTCGTAGCGGAAGGAGACGATCTTGAGTCAGCTCCTTCTGGTAACGTCGTCGTAGGTGGACTTGATCAACCGATCATCAACTCTTACCCTAAGTTCCGCTACATTAAGGGAATCACCGTCGCCGATTCAGGTGATGATGAAGGCGGTGACGGAGAGACGGCGTGTTCCATATGTTTATGTGAGTATATGGAAGAAGATATGGTAAGGATGATGCCCGAGTGTAAACACTACTTCCATGTTTCTTGTCTTGACGCTTGGCTTAAGCTCAATGGTTCTTGTCCCGTTTGTCGAAACTCTCCACTTCCAACGCCGCAGTCAACGCCTCAGTCAACACCACAGTCTACTCCATTGTCGGAAGTTGTCCCGTTGTCTCAATACGCCGCTGATCGGAGAAGAACTAGAAGTTAA
- the LOC108805138 gene encoding golgin candidate 3, translating into MWSSIENLKENLNKIALDVHDDDEDEEDLHSYGSSNGFGDVADSNRRTSNGFRSSRYPISNGIESPAHHEIERYKAEIKKLQESEADIKALSVNYAALLREKEDQISRLNQENGSLKQNLKDARTDINNAVKGNNVQSPNRLQKSLSNSKTRSHMSNGKGKDIDSQINEKDLADMLEDRTKSLAAVQAKELAKEREKLRDLQLSLQEERKRSESFKEELESLRLDKHKTSLEISKLRSELDAKLLEIKHLQMKISGQESHAVGTAMEHLKETNKALEKENNELKLKRSELEAALEESRKPTSSRVFPDATETLTKHPSNLDKMSQDSFPRKEELEQSLQRLETDLKETRRERDKARQELNRLKQHLLEKETEESEKMDEDSQLIEELRQTNEYQRSQISQLERTLKQAMANQEDNRMSNDNQNRKLKETIDDLNLKLTNCLRTIESKNVELLNLQTALGQYYAEIEAKEHFERELLVAKDEMMKLNARLKDADERLESSNKEKGDLTAKLVQAEKVAAEWKSRVSKVEEDNAKVRRVLEQSMTRLNRMSVESDNLVDRRIVIKLLVTYFQKNHSKEVLDLMVRMLGFSEEDKERIGVAQQGGGGKGVVRGVLGLPGRFVGGILGGKSAGSHANAAASDNQSFADLWVDFLLKDAEERERREAEEAAAATKAKEDSEKTRQDPSLSSDSEFSTVPLRSPESNQRLSRLLQ; encoded by the exons ATGTGGAGTTCGATCGAGAATCTGAAGGAGAACTTGAACAAGATAGCGCTCGATGTGCATGACGACGACGAAGACGAAGAGGATCTACACAGTTACGGCTCATCCAATGGCTTCGGTGACGTAGCGGATTCTAATCGAAGGACTTCCAATGGGTTTAGGTCTTCCAGGTATCCCATCTCCAATGGAATTGAATCGCCTGCTCATCATGAG atTGAGAGGTATAAGGCAGAGATTAAGAAGCTTCAGGAGTCTGAAGCAGATATCAAAGCTTTATCAGTCAATTACGCCGCTCTCTTAAGAGAAAAAGAG GATCAGATTTCCAGATTGAACCAGGAGAATGGCTCATTGAAACAAAACCTGAAAGACGCTCGAACCGACATCAATAATGCTGTCAAG GGAAACAACGTTCAGTCACCCAACCGGTTACAAAAATCTTTGTCTAATTCAAAGACTCGAAGCCATATGTCCAATGGTAAAGGGAAGGATATCGATTCACAGATAAATGAAAAG GACCTTGCAGATATGCTAGAAGATAGAACCAAATCACTGGCAGCTGTTCAAGCTAAAGAGCTTGCCAAAGAGCGCGAAAAATTAAGAGACCTCCAGCTTTCTCTGCAGG AGGAGCGGAAGCGGAGTGAATCTTTCAAGGAGGAACTCGAGTCGCTGAGGTTAGACAAGCACAAA ACCTCCTTGGAGATTAGCAAACTGCGTAGTGAATTGGATGCAAAATTACTTGAAATCAAACACTTACAGATGAAGATTAGTGGTCAGGAGAGCCACGCTGTCGGAACTGCCATGGAacatctaaaagaaactaacaaaGCTCTGGAGAAGGAAAACAACGAGCTTAAG TTGAAGCGAAGTGAGCTAGAAGCTGCTTTAGAAGAAAGCAGGAAGCCAACCAGTAGCAGAGTCTTCCCAGACGCCACAGAGACTCTGACTAAACATCCCAGTAATTTGGACAAG ATGAGTCAAGATAGCTTTCCTCGAAAAGAAGAACTGGAGCAGTCTTTGCAGAGGTTGGAAACAGATCTGAAGGAAACGCGACGAGAAAGGGATAAGGCACGGCAAGAACTAAACCGGCTCAAACAACACTTGCTAGAAAAG GAAACCGAGGAGTCTGAGAAAATGGATGAAGATAGCCAATTGATTGAAGAACTTCGCCAGACTAATGAATATCAAAGGTCCCAGATATCTCAGTTGGAGAGAACACTTAAGCAGGCAATGGCTAATCAGGAGGATAACAGGATGAGCAATGACAATCAAAACCGAAAGTTAAAGGAAACGATTGATGACTTAAACCTAAAGCTTACAAACTGTTTGAGAACGATCGAGTCCAAAAATGTTGAACTTTTAAATCTTCAAACTGCTCTTGGCCAGTATTACGCCGAAATCGAAGCTAAG GAGCATTTTGAACGGGAGCTTCTGGTGGCTAAAGACGAGATGATGAAGCTTAATGCTCGTTTGAAA GATGCTGATGAGCGGTTAGAGTCATCGAATAAAGAAAAGGGAGATCTCACAGCCAAACTGGTGCAAGCCGAAAAGGTTGCAGCTGAATGGAAAAGCCGGGTGAGTAAGGTTGAAGAAGACAATGCAAAAGTGCGCCGTGTTCTTGAGCAGAGCATGACGAGGCTAAATAGAATGTCAGTTGAGTCTGATAATCTCGTTGACAG GCGTATCGTTATCAAATTACTAGTTACGTACTTCCAGAAGAATCATAGCAAAGAG GTTTTGGACCTAATGGTTAGGATGCTGGGATTCTCGGAGGAAGATAAAGAGCGGATTGGAGTGGCTCAACAAGGAGGAGGCGGTAAAGGTGTTGTTAGAGGCGTACTGGGCCTTCCCGGTCGCTTTGTTGGCGGAATCTTGGGTGGGAAATCGGCAGGTTCACATGCTAATGCGGCGGCTTCTGATAACCAG TCTTTTGCGGATTTATGGGTGGATTTCTTACTCAAAGACGCAGAAGAGCGAGAAAGAAGAGAAGCAGAAGAGGCAGCAGCAGCAACCAAAGCAAAAGAAGATTCGGAGAAGACAAGACAAGACCCATCTTTGTCGTCTGATTCGGAATTCTCGACGGTGCCTCTCAGATCACCGGAGAGTAATCAACGGCTCTCGAGACTACTTcagtaa
- the LOC108856553 gene encoding LOW QUALITY PROTEIN: delta(8)-fatty-acid desaturase 1 (The sequence of the model RefSeq protein was modified relative to this genomic sequence to represent the inferred CDS: inserted 1 base in 1 codon), with protein MAEETDKKYITHEDLKNHNKPGDLWIAIQGKVYNVSDWIKSHPGGDTVILNLAGQDVTDAFTAFHPGTAWHRLDNLFTGYRIRDHRVSEVSRDYRRMAAEFRRLGLFESKGHVALYTLSFIAAMFAGVLYGVLACDSIVAHQIAAALLGLLWIQSAYIGHDSGHYVIMSNEKCNRIAQIVSGNCLTGISIAWWKWTHNAHHLACNSLDYDPDLQHIPVFAVSTKFFASMTSRFYDRKLTFDPLARLLISYQHYTYYPVMCFGRINLFVQTFLLLFSRREVEDRALNFAGILVFWTWFPLLVSCLPTWQERFLFVFTSFAVTALQHIQFTLNHFAADVYXGPPTGHDWFEKQAAGTLDITCVPYMDWFYGGLQFQLEHHLFPRLPRCNLRRVSPVVQELCKKHKLPYRTMSWWEANKLTVRTLKKAAYQARDKANPVVKNLVWEALNTHG; from the exons ATGGCGGAAGAGACGGATAAGAAGTACATTACTCACGAGGATCTCAAAAACCACAACAAACCAGGAGATCTATGGATCGCGATCCAAGGCAAAGTCTACAACGTCTCCGACTGGATCAAATCCCACCCCGGCGGAGACACGGTGATCCTCAACCTCGCCGGCCAAGACGTAACCGACGCGTTCACCGCTTTCCACCCCGGAACCGCCTGGCACCGCCTCGACAACCTCTTCACCGGCTACCGCATCAGAGACCACCGCGTCTCCGAGGTCTCCCGCGACTACCGCCGCATGGCCGCCGAGTTCCGCAGACTCGGCCTCTTCGAATCGAAAGGACACGTCGCTCTCTACACCTTATCCTTCATCGCCGCCATGTTCGCCGGCGTCCTCTACGGCGTATTGGCGTGCGACTCGATCGTCGCTCACCAGATCGCCGCGGCTCTCCTCGGTCTCCTCTGGATCCAGAGCGCGTACATCGGCCACGACTCGGGGCACTACGTCATCATGTCCAACGAGAAGTGCAACAGAATCGCTCAGATCGTATCTGGTAACTGCCTCACGGGGATCTCCATCGCGTGGTGGAAGTGGACTCACAACGCTCACCACCTCGCCTGCAACAGCCTCGATTACGATCCCGATCTCCAGCACATCCCCGTCTTCGCCGTCTCCACCAAGTTCTTCGCCTCGATGACGTCACGTTTCTACGATCGCAAACTAACTTTCGATCCGTTGGCCAGGCTCTTGATCAGCTACCAGCATTACACTTACTACCCCGTCATGTGCTTCGGGAGGATCAACCTCTTCGTCCAGACGTTCCTCCTGCTCTTCTCCAGGCGCGAGGTGGAGGACCGCGCGCTCAACTTCGCGGGAATCTTGGTGTTCTGGACGTGGTTCCCGCTCTTGGTCTCCTGCTTACCGACGTGGCAGGAGAGATTTTTATTCGTGTTCACCAGCTTCGCCGTAACCGCGCTTCAGCATATACAGTTCACGCTTAACCATTTCGCCGCGGATGTCT GTGGACCGCCAACGGGGCACGACTGGTTCGAGAAGCAGGCGGCGGGGACGCTGGATATCACGTGCGTGCCGTACATGGATTGGTTTTACGGCGGGTTGCAGTTTCAGCTCGAGCATCATTTGTTTCCCAGGCTGCCGCGTTGTAACCTGCGGAGAGTGTCTCCCGTGGTTCAGGAGCTTTGCAAGAAGCATAAGCTTCCGTATAGGACTATGTCGTGGTGGGAGGCGAATAAGCTGACGGTTAGGACTTTGAAGAAAGCGGCTTATCAGGCTAGAGATAAGGCTAATCCTGTTGTTAAGAACTTGGTCTGGGAAGCTTTGAATACCCATGGTTAA
- the LOC108837272 gene encoding F-box/kelch-repeat protein At3g61590: protein MVLPDIRFIVFFLRMEAETSWTHYPYNYITTYVPEAESYSEPSDDKTKGQTFSMDSLLPDDLLERILSFLPIASIFRAGTVCKRWNEIVSSRRFLWNFSNNNNSNNNNSVSQRPWYFMFTSTDDPSGYAYDPVIKKWYTFDLPCIETSNWFVASSCGLVCFMDNDCRNKIYVSNPITKQWRRLIEPPGHRATDYTALSTSMNRAKQSYSVSVVKSKQVPGNFFQWELSIHLYSSETMTWTTSLTDVLTGWRGGDESVIIDSVLYFLIYSTGGSDHRHGLIASNLSSSSTSSLMRSFVPMPCALTCGRLMNLKERLVVVGGIGKHDRPDIIKGIGIWCLKEGGGRREWQEMARMPQRYFQGFGELDDVFASSGSDDMVYIQSYGSPALLTFDMKLKCWKWSQKCPVSKKFPLQLFTGFSFEPRLEIAP, encoded by the exons ATGGTGTTACCAGATATTCGATTCAT tgttttttttttgaggatgGAAGCAGAAACGTCTTGGACTCACTATCCGTACAATTACATTACTACATACGTCCCTGAAGCTGAATCATACTCTGAGCCTAGCGACGATAAGACCAAAGGCCAAACCTTCTCGATGGATTCTCTCCTCCCCGACGATCTACTTGAAAGAATCTTATCCTTTCTCCCTATTGCAAGCATCTTCAGAGCTGGCACGGTCTGCAAAAGATGGAACGAGATCGTATCTTCTCGAAGATTCTTATGGAACttctccaacaacaacaacagcaacaacaacaactctgTTTCTCAGAGACCTTGGTACTTCATGTTCACCAGCACCGATGATCCGTCCGGTTATGCTTACGACCCGGTTATCAAGAAATGGTACACCTTTGATCTCCCCTGCATCGAGACTTCGAATTGGTTTGTTGCTTCCTCTTGTGGACTGGTTTGTTTCATGGACAACGACTGTAGAAACAAGATCTACGTCTCCAACCCTATCACCAAGCAATGGAGGAGGCTCATCGAACCGCCGGGTCACAGGGCTACAGACTACACGGCATTGTCAACTTCAATGAACAGAGCGAAACAGAGCTACTCTGTTTCGGTGGTGAAGTCGAAGCAAGTCCCTGGGAACTTCTTCCAGTGGGAGCTCTCTATTCATCTCTACAGCTCCGAAACTATGACGTGGACAACGTCCTTAACCGATGTGTTAACCGGATGGAGAGGAGGAGACGAGAGTGTGATCATCGACAGCGTTCTCTACTTCTTGATTTACTCTACGGGAGGCTCTGACCATCGCCACGGCTTGATTGCTTCTAACTTATCATCTTCTTCCACGTCATCACTGATGAGGAGTTTTGTCCCAATGCCGTGTGCTTTAACCTGTGGGAGGTTGATGAATCTCAAGGAGAGGCTTGTGGTCGTTGGAGGGATAGGGAAACACGATAGGCCAGACATCATCAAAGGGATTGGGATATGGTGTTTGAAAGAAGGAGGAGGAAGGAGAGAGTGGCAAGAGATGGCGAGAATGCCTCAGAGATACTTTCAAGGGTTTGGTGAGTTGGACGATGTGTTCGCTAGTAGTGGCAGTGATGATATGGTTTACATTCAGAGCTACGGTTCTCCTGCGCTTTTGACTTTTGACATGAAGTTGAAGTGTTGGAAGTGGTCTCAGAAGTGTCCTGTCTCCAAGAAGTTCCCTCTTCAGCTCTTCACTGGGTTTAGCTTTGAGCCAAGACTTGAGATCGCTCCTTAA